A region of the Streptococcus oralis Uo5 genome:
CTATGTGATTTTCAAAAAATATATAGGCTTTTTTCTGATTAATTTCAAATTCAGCATCTTCATCCGCATCAATATTGATTTTCAAAACATGGTGCTTATTGAAAATATCTAGAGAAATATCTTTTGTCCAACCGTAATTAAATTTTATTTTCCCAAAAGTCTGATGATTTATTTCCATTTTTTTTTAAACCGTTCTTTCTATCAATATAGCATCGCTAAAAACTCTGTAAAATTATTAGCTACAAACTCTATAGCAGGCTCCAGGTCGTAGGATTCTTCGTGATACCAGATACATATGCTTGGATTTTCGGGATCCTCTATATAATTTAGACAAACAAAATCACCCCCAAACAATGCTGCTATTGGGATTAGTTGCATTCCGACATAATCTTCATCAAAGACAATGCGACCTTCCAATTGTGTACTCACAACTCCGATATCATAAGCCTCTTCTGCCTTCTCACCTGAAATAGCTAGTATGGCTAAAAAGTGCTCGATTACTTTCTCATTATTCCCAAAATGAAAATACCGTTTTGACGGAATCAATCCATTCTCTTTCTTTATAAATTCCTTATAATCATCAGGCAGTTTAACCCTCCACACTACTTCTCTTTCATACAATAAGGCATCAGTTGGCATAGGGGAGATGATTTCTTTTTCTACATCATGTTTTAACAAATCAAAATTTAAATTCTCATTCATAATATTTGTCCCAACTTACATTTCATCTATATAGGATTAAAAC
Encoded here:
- a CDS encoding SMI1/KNR4 family protein, which codes for MNENLNFDLLKHDVEKEIISPMPTDALLYEREVVWRVKLPDDYKEFIKKENGLIPSKRYFHFGNNEKVIEHFLAILAISGEKAEEAYDIGVVSTQLEGRIVFDEDYVGMQLIPIAALFGGDFVCLNYIEDPENPSICIWYHEESYDLEPAIEFVANNFTEFLAMLY